A section of the Quatrionicoccus australiensis genome encodes:
- a CDS encoding MaoC family dehydratase, translating to MDTRYLDDLAPGEQFTTPGVTLTEAEIIDFAWRYDPQAFHLDANAAANSPYGGLIASGFQSLAICFRLFIQSGILAESSLGSPGIDELRWLAPVRPGDTLHCEVEVLEVRPSSSKPERGIARLRYTAVNQHPEVVLSFIVNHLLRRRTIA from the coding sequence ATGGATACCCGCTACCTCGACGACCTTGCCCCCGGCGAGCAATTCACCACGCCGGGCGTGACGCTGACTGAAGCCGAAATCATCGACTTTGCCTGGCGCTACGATCCGCAGGCCTTTCATCTCGATGCCAACGCGGCGGCCAATTCGCCCTATGGCGGACTGATCGCCAGCGGTTTCCAGAGCCTCGCCATCTGCTTCCGGTTGTTCATCCAGAGCGGCATCCTGGCCGAATCCAGCCTCGGTTCGCCGGGCATCGACGAATTGCGCTGGCTGGCGCCGGTGCGGCCGGGCGATACGCTGCATTGCGAGGTCGAGGTATTGGAGGTGCGGCCATCCAGCTCGAAACCGGAGCGCGGCATTGCCCGCCTGCGTTACACGGCGGTCAACCAGCATCCGGAGGTGGTTTTGAGCTTCATCGTGAACCACCTGTTGCGGCGGCGCACCATCGCCTAG
- a CDS encoding efflux RND transporter periplasmic adaptor subunit has protein sequence MKRIGKIILATTVLAGLIGGGIWYANQRAAQNPEQRYKLGTVEKGDVTQTVSANGTLNPVVLVSVGTQVSGTVKKLYVDFNDKVEKGQPLLELDDALLSAQVRQSEANLANAGAALELAQANEARMKTLFAQEYVSKQEYQQSLQSLKSATAQQALARAQLEKDRVNHGNTTIRSPVTGVVVDRVVDLGQTVAASFQTPVLIKIAQDLSDMRIDTSFAEADIGNLREGQKARFTVDAFPSRNFTGEVQQIRLNPTNQQNVVTYNVRVNVANPELVLLPGMTAYVNIAVQKREKVLLVPNAALRFKPADAADKKPENGQKAASTAAPGTPAGAPGEKKGKKRDGQSGTVYVLEGEEIKPVSVQLGITDNRNTEVVGGELKEGDRIVLGENGSSGKPPSSVGMRMF, from the coding sequence ATGAAACGTATCGGCAAGATCATCCTCGCGACCACCGTGCTGGCCGGTCTGATCGGCGGCGGCATCTGGTACGCCAACCAGCGCGCGGCGCAGAACCCGGAGCAGCGCTACAAGCTCGGTACGGTCGAAAAGGGCGACGTGACGCAAACGGTGTCGGCCAACGGCACGCTCAATCCGGTGGTGCTGGTCAGCGTCGGCACGCAGGTGTCGGGCACGGTCAAGAAACTCTACGTCGATTTCAACGACAAGGTCGAGAAGGGCCAGCCGCTGCTCGAACTCGACGACGCGCTGCTCAGCGCCCAGGTCAGGCAGAGCGAGGCCAATCTCGCCAATGCCGGTGCGGCGCTTGAACTGGCGCAGGCCAACGAGGCGCGCATGAAGACGCTGTTCGCGCAGGAATACGTCTCGAAGCAGGAATACCAGCAGTCCTTGCAGTCGCTCAAGTCGGCGACCGCGCAACAGGCGCTGGCGCGCGCGCAACTGGAGAAGGACCGGGTCAATCACGGCAACACGACGATCCGCTCGCCGGTGACCGGCGTTGTTGTCGATCGCGTCGTCGATCTCGGCCAGACGGTCGCCGCCAGCTTCCAGACGCCGGTGCTGATCAAGATCGCGCAGGATCTTTCCGACATGCGCATCGACACCAGTTTTGCCGAAGCCGACATCGGCAACCTGCGCGAAGGGCAGAAGGCGCGCTTTACGGTCGACGCCTTCCCGAGCCGCAATTTCACCGGCGAAGTGCAGCAGATCCGCCTCAACCCGACCAATCAGCAGAACGTCGTCACCTACAACGTCCGCGTCAATGTCGCGAACCCGGAACTGGTGCTGCTGCCGGGCATGACCGCCTACGTCAATATCGCCGTGCAGAAGCGCGAGAAGGTGCTGCTCGTGCCGAATGCGGCACTGCGTTTCAAACCGGCCGATGCGGCCGACAAGAAACCGGAAAATGGCCAGAAAGCCGCGTCGACCGCTGCGCCGGGCACACCGGCCGGCGCGCCCGGCGAGAAGAAAGGCAAGAAGCGCGACGGCCAGAGCGGCACGGTCTACGTGCTGGAAGGTGAAGAAATCAAACCGGTCAGCGTCCAGCTCGGCATTACCGACAACCGCAATACCGAAGTCGTCGGCGGCGAACTCAAGGAAGGCGACCGCATCGTGCTCGGCGAGAACGGCAGCAGCGGCAAGCCGCCGTCCAGCGTCGGCATGCGGATGTTCTGA
- a CDS encoding PAS domain-containing sensor histidine kinase: protein MKIRGKGSLRGSVLAIKILLRVMLTSFAVFSVATLFSVVHERGKALETAHANAHTAAAQSLPAISIALWQYDIAGLNAQLSGMVRSGSLARAEVRDLEKTVVEISQADFTAPSDKEWSLPILAPSSDQTIGFLHISESYAQVNAQLVDTLKTLVLMDILKIIGVSLLLFTIVYRMITRHLHQLAEVLTRQGNSKDVPRLVIDRKATGKAPDEIDILVDAINRFVSDRKRGERDLESILNNMPAMIGYWDKSLHNRFANSIYAKRFGVESAQMAGKHISEVTGEAFYQLNRPRCEAALRGEPQTFEHSITIPDSGRSFDALINYIPDRHGETVDGFYVLITDVSSFKQTQAELERHRDHLEEIVATRTGQLEKTKAAAEAANIAKSSFLANMSHEIRTPLNAIIGMVNLMRRAGVAPEQGKRLEKIDTASHHLLELINAILDLSKIEAGKFSIEESNVSISSVSANVASILNERASEKGLSLIIDNEALPTGLRGDSARLQQALLNYATNAVKFTDKGSVTLRTRVVEDAADSVLLRFEVEDTGIGIAPETLPRLFTSFEQADNTISRNYGGSGLGLAITKRLAQIMGGEAGVESTPGVGSTFWLTARLKKGGTDAAPEGMLPGNAETLLRERHASARILIVDDEPINQEVAQMLLEDVGLTVETAADGIEAIARVQKTPYALVLMDMQMPHLDGLEATRQLRQLPATRHLPIIAMTANAFAEDRQRCFEAGMNDYLAKPFNPEKLYEITAKWLSRHEP from the coding sequence ATGAAAATCCGCGGCAAAGGCTCCCTGCGCGGCTCGGTTCTCGCCATCAAGATCCTGCTGCGGGTGATGTTGACCAGTTTTGCCGTGTTCTCCGTCGCCACCTTGTTCAGCGTGGTACATGAGCGCGGCAAGGCCTTGGAGACCGCCCACGCCAATGCCCACACGGCGGCGGCGCAAAGCCTCCCGGCAATTTCCATCGCGCTCTGGCAATACGACATTGCCGGCCTGAACGCGCAGCTTTCCGGCATGGTCCGCTCCGGCTCGCTGGCCCGGGCCGAGGTGCGGGATCTCGAAAAAACGGTCGTCGAGATCAGCCAGGCGGATTTCACCGCCCCGTCCGACAAGGAATGGAGCCTGCCGATCCTGGCCCCGAGCAGCGACCAAACCATCGGCTTCCTGCACATTTCGGAATCCTACGCACAGGTTAACGCCCAACTTGTCGATACGCTGAAAACCCTGGTGCTCATGGACATCCTCAAGATCATCGGGGTCAGTCTGCTGCTCTTCACCATCGTTTACCGGATGATCACCCGGCATCTGCATCAACTCGCGGAGGTGCTGACCCGCCAGGGAAATAGCAAGGATGTTCCCAGGCTGGTCATCGACCGCAAGGCCACAGGCAAAGCGCCAGATGAAATCGACATCCTGGTTGACGCGATCAACCGCTTCGTCAGCGATCGCAAACGGGGCGAGCGCGACCTGGAGTCGATCCTGAACAATATGCCGGCAATGATCGGCTATTGGGACAAGAGCCTGCACAACCGCTTTGCCAATTCCATCTACGCCAAACGCTTCGGCGTCGAGTCGGCGCAAATGGCGGGCAAACATATCAGCGAGGTGACCGGAGAGGCGTTTTATCAACTCAACCGGCCCCGCTGTGAGGCGGCGCTGCGTGGCGAACCGCAAACCTTCGAGCACTCGATCACGATACCGGACAGCGGACGCAGCTTCGATGCATTGATCAATTACATTCCGGACCGCCATGGCGAGACGGTCGACGGGTTTTACGTGCTGATAACCGATGTCTCTTCGTTCAAACAGACCCAGGCCGAGCTTGAAAGACACCGCGACCATCTCGAGGAAATCGTTGCGACGCGCACCGGGCAACTGGAAAAGACCAAGGCGGCTGCCGAGGCGGCCAATATTGCGAAGAGCAGCTTCCTCGCCAACATGAGCCACGAAATCCGTACGCCGCTCAACGCAATCATCGGCATGGTCAATCTGATGCGGCGAGCGGGCGTCGCGCCGGAACAGGGCAAGCGCCTGGAAAAGATCGACACCGCCAGCCATCATCTGCTCGAACTGATCAACGCCATCCTCGACCTCTCCAAGATCGAGGCCGGCAAGTTCTCAATCGAGGAAAGCAACGTCAGCATCAGCTCTGTCAGCGCCAACGTTGCCTCGATACTCAACGAGCGGGCCAGCGAAAAGGGGCTGTCCCTGATCATCGACAACGAAGCGCTGCCGACCGGACTGCGGGGCGACAGCGCCCGCCTGCAGCAAGCACTGCTCAATTACGCAACCAACGCGGTGAAATTCACCGACAAGGGAAGCGTCACACTACGCACACGGGTTGTCGAAGATGCGGCCGATAGCGTCCTGCTCCGCTTCGAGGTCGAGGATACCGGTATCGGCATTGCGCCGGAAACCCTGCCCCGCCTGTTCACGTCATTCGAGCAGGCGGACAACACGATCTCGCGCAATTACGGCGGCAGCGGACTGGGCCTGGCAATCACCAAGCGCCTGGCGCAGATAATGGGCGGCGAAGCCGGGGTCGAAAGTACCCCCGGCGTCGGCAGCACCTTCTGGCTTACCGCCCGGCTGAAGAAAGGCGGGACGGATGCGGCACCAGAGGGCATGCTGCCCGGCAATGCCGAAACCCTGCTGCGCGAACGCCACGCCAGCGCCAGAATACTGATCGTCGATGACGAACCGATCAATCAGGAAGTTGCCCAGATGCTTCTGGAAGATGTCGGATTGACGGTGGAAACAGCCGCAGATGGCATCGAAGCCATCGCTAGGGTACAGAAAACCCCTTACGCGCTGGTCCTGATGGACATGCAGATGCCCCACCTGGACGGTCTGGAAGCAACAAGGCAACTCCGCCAGTTGCCGGCAACCCGGCATCTGCCGATCATCGCGATGACCGCCAACGCCTTTGCCGAAGATCGGCAACGCTGTTTCGAGGCCGGCATGAACGATTACCTGGCCAAGCCCTTCAACCCCGAAAAACTCTACGAGATCACGGCAAAGTGGCTGAGCCGGCATGAACCATAG
- a CDS encoding TolC family protein, whose protein sequence is MRFIPLLLPAFLLSLAAPASAAGLDDPFATDALLPLKPSPMLAGRVGGAPCATDLPATALAAIDAVDLALCNNPQTREIWANSRAQAAQLGVAQSAWLPGLSARATGSRIFTEARDYNQNSAALTLSWLLFDFGQRSANVDYARQLLNAALATQDATVQTLFLAALQTYYTAQATQAAVFSASEAERAASEAFKAADSRYQVGAGTPADRLQAKTALAQATLNRIRAEGDARNAQGALANALGFDAQQKIVLAALPALAPETAFQKDVDALIAEARARRPDLKAAEAQFRAAEANVGYARALGRPTLSLATGPTWQDVGGVVTQGGNIGLTVNVPLFTGFQTTYSVHSAAAQADARAAQRDRLNAQIALDVWKAYQSLTTATQSLLTTTDLVASAEQSERVALGRYKAGVGTVLDLLTAQSALASARLQRIQATLDWNVYRASLAQAMGALDYTLLQGSAAVEGRP, encoded by the coding sequence ATGCGATTCATTCCCCTTCTGCTGCCTGCCTTCCTGCTTTCTCTCGCCGCGCCGGCATCGGCGGCAGGGCTGGATGATCCGTTCGCAACCGATGCCTTGTTGCCGCTCAAGCCCTCGCCGATGCTGGCCGGCCGGGTCGGCGGCGCGCCCTGTGCGACTGATCTGCCGGCAACGGCATTGGCCGCCATCGATGCGGTCGACCTGGCGCTTTGCAACAATCCGCAGACGCGCGAAATATGGGCCAACAGCCGCGCCCAGGCGGCGCAGCTCGGTGTCGCGCAGTCGGCCTGGTTGCCTGGCCTGAGCGCCAGGGCGACCGGCAGCCGGATCTTTACCGAGGCGCGCGACTACAACCAGAATTCCGCCGCCTTGACCCTGTCCTGGCTGCTTTTCGATTTCGGCCAGCGTTCGGCCAATGTCGATTACGCCCGCCAGTTGCTCAACGCCGCGCTCGCAACGCAGGATGCGACGGTACAAACCCTCTTCCTCGCCGCGCTGCAGACTTACTACACGGCGCAGGCGACGCAGGCGGCGGTGTTTTCCGCCAGCGAGGCCGAGCGTGCCGCCAGCGAAGCCTTCAAGGCGGCCGACTCGCGTTACCAGGTCGGCGCCGGCACCCCGGCTGATCGCCTGCAGGCGAAGACGGCCCTGGCGCAGGCCACCCTCAACCGCATCCGGGCCGAGGGCGACGCGCGCAATGCGCAGGGCGCGCTGGCCAATGCGCTCGGTTTCGATGCGCAACAGAAAATCGTTCTCGCCGCGCTGCCGGCGCTGGCGCCGGAAACGGCCTTCCAGAAGGATGTCGACGCGCTGATCGCCGAGGCGCGCGCCCGCCGTCCCGATCTCAAGGCGGCCGAGGCGCAGTTCCGCGCCGCCGAGGCCAATGTCGGTTACGCGCGTGCGCTCGGCCGGCCGACGCTCAGTCTGGCGACCGGCCCGACCTGGCAGGATGTCGGCGGCGTCGTGACGCAGGGCGGCAACATCGGCCTGACGGTCAACGTGCCTTTATTCACCGGTTTCCAGACCACCTACAGTGTGCATTCGGCGGCGGCCCAGGCCGATGCCCGGGCGGCGCAGCGCGACCGCCTCAATGCGCAGATCGCGCTCGATGTCTGGAAGGCCTACCAGAGCCTGACCACGGCGACGCAGAGCCTGCTCACCACGACTGATCTGGTGGCCAGTGCTGAGCAGTCGGAGCGCGTCGCGCTCGGCCGCTACAAGGCCGGCGTCGGCACCGTGCTTGACCTGCTGACGGCGCAGAGCGCGCTGGCCAGCGCCCGTCTGCAACGCATCCAGGCGACGCTGGACTGGAATGTTTATCGCGCTTCCCTGGCACAAGCCATGGGCGCCCTGGATTACACGCTGCTGCAGGGTTCGGCGGCAGTTGAAGGAAGACCATGA
- a CDS encoding ABC transporter ATP-binding protein, whose protein sequence is MSDAVIRVVGLGKSYVTAAGLFPALKGVDLEVRPGEYIAIMGPSGSGKSTFMNLLGCLDQPSMGDYFLAGENVAHLEKDALAQLRNRTLGFVFQGFNLLPRMSLQDNVALPLVYAGIDKETRRRAAREMLARVGLEKYAESRPNQISGGQQQRVAIARALVNKPRLILADEPTGNLDSHTSEEIMRLFGELNGEGITIVLVTHEPDIAEHAKRQVRFLDGQIINDHLTGAAA, encoded by the coding sequence ATGAGCGATGCGGTCATCCGGGTGGTCGGCCTGGGCAAGTCCTACGTCACGGCGGCCGGCCTGTTTCCGGCGCTCAAGGGCGTCGATCTCGAGGTGCGGCCGGGCGAGTACATCGCCATCATGGGCCCGTCCGGCTCCGGCAAGTCCACCTTCATGAACCTGCTCGGTTGTCTCGACCAGCCGAGCATGGGCGACTATTTCCTCGCCGGCGAGAACGTCGCGCACCTGGAAAAGGACGCCCTGGCGCAATTGCGCAACCGCACGCTGGGCTTCGTCTTCCAGGGTTTTAACCTGCTGCCGCGCATGAGCCTGCAGGACAACGTCGCGCTGCCGCTGGTCTATGCCGGCATCGACAAGGAAACGCGGCGGCGTGCGGCGCGCGAGATGCTGGCGCGGGTCGGCCTGGAAAAATACGCCGAGTCGCGCCCCAACCAGATTTCCGGCGGCCAGCAGCAGCGCGTCGCGATTGCCCGCGCCCTGGTCAACAAGCCGCGCCTGATCCTCGCCGACGAGCCGACCGGCAATCTCGACAGCCATACCAGCGAGGAAATCATGCGCCTGTTCGGCGAACTCAACGGCGAGGGCATCACCATCGTGCTCGTCACGCACGAACCGGATATCGCCGAACACGCCAAGCGCCAGGTGCGCTTCCTCGACGGCCAGATCATCAACGACCACCTGACCGGAGCGGCGGCATGA
- a CDS encoding diguanylate cyclase domain-containing protein — protein MKNHLALAVATFVVLDFGTLAFSYSIARQVEKDAVAINLAGRQRMLSQRITKAALLASNPSRSEMQRAESASELAQAYLTFRRTLSAFAEGGETSGGDGRPVQLERVQGKAALLVGEASGWLADWPKVPSEPVDMENFSRYMGERNGEILDVMNQLTNELEHESIAAVSRLRLAQSVAFILSLANFIFILRGMHRARLLAETASRTDALTGLLNRSGLYHELEAALEERSTSDQPLGVMLIDLNGFKAVNDNFGHAAGDATLREVARRLIDLISSRGWICGRLGGDEFAVICPGLAPERLAASGQQLSSILSGIPGGGLTVSASVGWASAEPQQTADEVIAVADAMMYSVKNDYHKTRSYRQKVR, from the coding sequence ATGAAAAATCATCTTGCCCTGGCAGTCGCGACCTTTGTCGTACTTGATTTCGGCACACTTGCCTTCAGCTACAGCATTGCCCGGCAAGTCGAAAAGGATGCCGTAGCAATCAACCTGGCGGGACGGCAACGGATGCTGTCGCAGCGCATCACCAAGGCAGCACTGCTTGCGAGCAACCCGAGCCGCAGCGAAATGCAGCGAGCGGAGTCCGCCAGCGAGCTTGCCCAGGCCTACCTCACTTTTCGTCGTACCTTGTCGGCCTTTGCCGAGGGAGGTGAAACAAGCGGAGGCGATGGTCGGCCGGTCCAGCTTGAAAGAGTCCAGGGCAAGGCCGCGCTGCTGGTCGGTGAAGCATCCGGTTGGCTCGCCGATTGGCCAAAGGTACCAAGCGAGCCCGTGGATATGGAAAATTTTTCCCGCTACATGGGCGAACGCAATGGAGAAATTCTCGACGTCATGAACCAGCTCACCAATGAGCTTGAACATGAGTCGATCGCCGCAGTATCGCGCTTGCGCCTCGCTCAGAGCGTGGCTTTCATTCTTTCCCTGGCCAATTTCATATTTATCCTCAGGGGAATGCATCGCGCCCGCTTGCTGGCCGAAACCGCATCGAGAACCGATGCGCTCACCGGCCTCCTTAACCGGAGTGGCCTGTACCACGAACTGGAAGCCGCCCTGGAGGAGCGTTCGACCTCGGATCAGCCGCTGGGCGTCATGCTGATTGACCTCAATGGATTCAAGGCCGTCAACGACAATTTCGGCCATGCCGCCGGGGACGCGACCCTGCGCGAGGTCGCTCGCCGTCTGATCGATCTGATCAGTAGCCGCGGATGGATTTGCGGACGACTGGGCGGCGACGAATTTGCGGTGATTTGCCCGGGCCTGGCTCCGGAGCGACTGGCTGCATCAGGTCAACAACTGAGCAGCATCCTGTCCGGCATCCCGGGGGGTGGCCTGACCGTTTCGGCAAGCGTGGGCTGGGCTTCCGCCGAACCGCAACAAACTGCCGATGAAGTGATCGCCGTTGCCGATGCCATGATGTATTCGGTCAAGAACGATTACCACAAGACCCGCAGTTATCGCCAAAAGGTACGCTAG
- a CDS encoding potassium transporter Kup, protein MHQRQALPALTVAAIGVVFGDIGTSPLYALKEIFNGHHPIPVTPENILGVLSMVFWSIIVLVTIKYVAIIMRADNRGEGGSLALLALVTERAKNPRLSWIVTLLGIFAAALFYGDSMITPAISVLSAVEGMEIITPTLKPYVIPITLAILTGLFAIQKRGTGTVGMFFGPVMVAWFGILGALGIMQIAQNPHVLEALNPIFAIYFIVTHTGLAFLALGSVVLAVTGGEALYTDMGHFGRFPIRLAWFGFVMPALVLNYFGQGALLLVEPEAIESPFFHLAPDWAIVPMVFLATMATVIASQAVISGAFSVARQSIQMGLLPRMQIIHTSGMEEGQIYVPFTNWSLYLAVVALVIGFKNSSNLAAAYGIAVTGTMLIDTILVAFVMLLMWKWNKIVIVLVAGSLLAVDIAFFAANAIKIPEGGWFPLAMGLVSFTVLTTWRRGRKLVSEEMAKQSIPMEDFLHSIDDVHRIQGTAVFMTSAKDGVPPALLHNLKHNQVLHERVVLVTVQTMATPHVNDMDRIYLHEMHKGFKRLIIRYGFMESPDVPGALEQCKRFGERFDLMETTFYLSRETIVPSLARKFSPLRGRLFAVMSKNATSASDFFHIPSNRVVELGTQLVI, encoded by the coding sequence ATGCATCAACGCCAAGCGCTGCCGGCTCTGACCGTCGCCGCCATCGGGGTCGTCTTCGGCGACATCGGTACCAGCCCGCTCTACGCCCTCAAGGAAATTTTCAACGGCCATCACCCGATTCCGGTCACCCCGGAAAACATTCTCGGGGTGCTGTCGATGGTTTTCTGGTCGATCATCGTGCTCGTCACCATCAAGTACGTGGCGATCATCATGCGTGCCGACAACCGCGGCGAAGGCGGCTCGCTCGCCTTGCTCGCACTGGTCACCGAACGCGCCAAGAATCCCCGCCTGTCGTGGATCGTCACCCTGCTTGGCATTTTCGCGGCGGCGCTGTTCTACGGCGACAGCATGATCACGCCGGCCATTTCGGTGCTTTCCGCAGTCGAAGGCATGGAAATCATCACGCCGACCCTGAAGCCCTACGTCATCCCGATCACCCTCGCCATCCTGACCGGCCTGTTCGCCATCCAGAAGCGCGGCACCGGCACCGTCGGCATGTTCTTCGGCCCGGTCATGGTCGCCTGGTTCGGCATTCTCGGCGCGCTCGGCATCATGCAGATCGCGCAGAACCCGCACGTTCTCGAAGCCCTCAACCCGATTTTCGCGATCTATTTCATCGTCACTCATACCGGCCTTGCCTTCCTCGCCCTCGGTTCGGTCGTGCTCGCGGTGACCGGCGGTGAGGCGCTCTATACCGACATGGGGCACTTCGGCCGCTTTCCTATCCGCCTAGCCTGGTTCGGTTTCGTGATGCCGGCGCTGGTCCTCAATTACTTCGGCCAGGGCGCACTGCTGCTGGTCGAGCCGGAAGCGATCGAAAGTCCGTTCTTCCATCTGGCACCGGACTGGGCCATCGTGCCGATGGTCTTCCTCGCCACCATGGCCACCGTGATCGCTTCGCAGGCGGTCATCTCGGGCGCCTTCTCGGTGGCTCGCCAGTCGATCCAGATGGGGCTGCTGCCGCGCATGCAGATCATCCATACCTCGGGCATGGAAGAAGGCCAAATCTATGTGCCCTTCACCAACTGGTCGCTGTATCTGGCCGTGGTCGCGCTGGTCATCGGTTTCAAGAATTCCTCCAATCTGGCTGCGGCCTACGGCATTGCCGTTACCGGCACGATGCTGATCGACACCATCCTGGTCGCCTTCGTGATGCTGCTGATGTGGAAATGGAACAAGATAGTGATCGTTCTCGTCGCCGGCTCGCTGCTTGCCGTCGATATCGCCTTCTTCGCCGCCAACGCGATCAAGATCCCCGAAGGCGGCTGGTTCCCGCTCGCCATGGGCCTCGTCTCCTTCACCGTGCTGACCACCTGGCGGCGCGGCCGCAAGCTGGTGTCGGAAGAAATGGCCAAGCAGAGCATCCCGATGGAAGACTTCCTGCACTCCATCGACGACGTGCATCGCATCCAGGGTACGGCCGTGTTCATGACCAGTGCCAAGGACGGCGTGCCGCCCGCCCTGCTGCACAATCTCAAGCACAACCAGGTCCTGCATGAACGCGTCGTGCTGGTCACCGTGCAAACCATGGCCACGCCGCACGTCAACGACATGGACCGCATCTACCTGCACGAGATGCACAAGGGCTTCAAGCGCCTGATCATCCGCTACGGCTTCATGGAAAGCCCGGACGTGCCGGGTGCGCTGGAGCAGTGCAAGCGCTTCGGCGAACGTTTCGACCTGATGGAAACGACCTTCTACCTGTCGCGCGAAACCATCGTCCCCTCGCTCGCCCGCAAATTCAGCCCACTGCGCGGCCGCCTGTTTGCCGTGATGTCGAAAAACGCCACCAGCGCCAGCGACTTCTTCCATATTCCGAGCAATCGGGTGGTGGAACTGGGGACGCAGCTGGTGATCTGA
- a CDS encoding ABC transporter permease produces MLKAMLSEAWLAMGANRLRTALTMLGMVIGVGAVVIMIAIGQGAQYAVQQTISTMGSNLYIVLSGSFTASGVRSGSAGAPSLNVADAEAMAELDGVANVSPTHQGTRQLVYGSQNWSTQVIGSTPEYLEARAWNIVNGASFGDSDVRSATRVAIIGKTVAENLFGADDPVGKTMRIQQNPFVVIGVLGSKGQNLDGRDQDDTVIIPLTTAQRKVFGTPFLGSVRMIMVQADSAESMPKVEAGITSLLRQRHRLREGMPDDFFMRNLSAAAESEAATTRTMSILLGAIASISLLVGGIGIMNIMLVSVTERTREIGIRMAIGARQKDILTQFLLEAVMISFAGCLLGLLLGLGIALGINAFTGMVIVISGSAALVAFAVAATVGIFFGWYPAKKAAQLDPIEALRYQ; encoded by the coding sequence ATGCTGAAAGCGATGCTCAGCGAAGCCTGGCTGGCGATGGGCGCCAACCGCCTGCGCACGGCGCTCACCATGCTCGGCATGGTGATCGGCGTCGGCGCCGTGGTGATCATGATCGCCATTGGCCAGGGCGCACAATACGCGGTGCAGCAGACGATCAGCACCATGGGCTCGAATCTCTACATCGTGCTCTCCGGCTCCTTCACCGCCTCCGGCGTGCGCAGCGGCTCGGCCGGCGCGCCGTCGCTGAACGTCGCCGACGCCGAGGCGATGGCCGAACTCGACGGCGTTGCCAACGTTTCGCCGACCCACCAGGGCACGCGGCAACTGGTTTACGGCTCGCAGAACTGGAGCACGCAGGTCATCGGCTCGACCCCGGAATACCTCGAAGCGCGTGCCTGGAACATCGTCAACGGCGCCTCCTTCGGTGACTCCGACGTGCGCTCGGCGACGCGCGTCGCGATCATCGGCAAGACGGTGGCGGAAAACCTGTTCGGCGCCGACGACCCGGTCGGCAAGACCATGCGCATCCAGCAGAACCCGTTTGTCGTCATCGGCGTGCTCGGCAGCAAGGGCCAGAATCTCGATGGCCGCGACCAGGACGACACCGTGATCATTCCGCTCACCACCGCCCAGCGCAAGGTGTTCGGCACGCCCTTCCTGGGTTCGGTGCGGATGATCATGGTCCAGGCCGACAGCGCCGAATCGATGCCCAAGGTCGAAGCCGGCATCACGTCCCTGCTGCGCCAGCGCCATCGCCTGCGCGAAGGCATGCCGGACGATTTCTTCATGCGCAACCTGTCGGCCGCCGCCGAATCCGAAGCGGCGACGACGCGCACGATGTCCATCCTGCTCGGCGCGATCGCCTCGATCTCGCTGCTGGTCGGCGGCATCGGCATCATGAACATCATGCTCGTCTCGGTCACCGAACGCACCCGCGAAATCGGCATCCGCATGGCGATCGGCGCGCGCCAGAAAGACATCCTGACCCAGTTCCTGCTCGAAGCGGTGATGATCTCCTTCGCCGGCTGCCTGCTCGGCCTGCTGCTTGGCCTGGGCATCGCGCTCGGCATCAACGCCTTCACCGGCATGGTCATCGTCATCTCGGGCAGCGCGGCGCTGGTCGCCTTTGCCGTTGCCGCGACGGTCGGCATCTTCTTCGGCTGGTACCCGGCAAAGAAGGCGGCGCAACTTGATCCGATCGAGGCGCTGCGCTATCAGTGA